In Gordonia sp. SL306, the genomic window TCTGTTGTCCACCGAGAATCTGCAGCGCGCCTCCGATGAACTCGATGCCCTCATGGAGATCGTGCCCGACATCGTCGAGGAGATCTCCGGCCCCGAGGGGGATTGGCGGGTTCGCATCGTCGGTTCGCTGGCGCAGCTCCCGGATGAGGTGGCCGCTCGGCTGCAAACGGCGTCGGACCGGACACACGAGCGCGACGGGATGAATGTCAACGTCGCGGTCGGATACGGCGGTCGACAGGAGATCGTCGATGCCGTGCAGTCACTGTTGCGCGAGAGTCTCGCCACCGGTGACGGTCCTGAGGAGATGATCGGTGCCGTCACCGTGGATGCGATCGACCGCAACCTCTACACGAAGGGGCAGCCGGATCCGGACCTGGTCATCCGCACGTCCGGTGAACAGCGCCTGTCCGGGTTCCTCCTCTGGCAGAGCGCCTACTCGGAGATCTGGTTCACCGACGCGTACTGGCCGGAGTTCCGCCGGGTCGACTACCTGCGGGCGCTCCGTGACTACTCGGCACGGAGTCGGCGCTTCGGCAAGTGACCGGCTCGGCGGTCGTACTCATCGGTGGACTCGTTCCGCGGCGACGAGGTGGTCGGTGATCAGCGTGACCAGGGCATCGACGTCGGCCGCGAACGTGGAGGCCGCCGGAGTGCCGAAGCCCACGACGATGCCTCCCGTCCGTGAGCCCGCTGGGTCAGCGCCCCCGACGGCGGGGACGGGTGCGGCCGGATGACGGAACAGCGACAGCGGAGCCAGGGCGAATCCGCGTCGCCCGGCGGCGTCGGCGATGATCGGTTCCAGCTCGGCGGGGATCGGGATCACCGCGTGCAGTCCGGCGGCGATCCCCGGTAGCCCGAGACCGGCATCGGCGAGGCGTGCGGTCAGGCGATCGCGGCGTCGCCGATAGTACTGCCTGCTGCGCCGGATGTGGCGGTCGTAGGCGCCGGAGTCGATCAGGTCGGCGAGGACCAGCTGGTCGACGACGCTGGCATCCGGTTCGCGAATCCCCTTGGACCACACCACCGTGTCGACCAGATCTGGTGGCAGGACGAGCCATGCGATGCGCACGGCGGGGGAGAGGCTCTTGCTGACCGAGCCGGTGTGGATCACCACATCGGGGCCGAGGGACTGGAGGGCACCGATCGGCTCGCGGTCGTATCGGAGTTCGCCGTCGTAGTCGTCCTCGACGATCAGCCTGCGTCCGGCGCGGGCCCAGTCGATGACCTCGGCTCGTCTGGTGGGCGACAGCGGGACTCCGGTCGGGAACTGATGACTCGGCGTCAGGAGTACCCCGCACGCGTCGGCAGGAAGTTCGCCGATGACCGCACCCCCGGCGTCGATCGGTACCGGGGTGGTCGCCGTCCCGGCGCGTTCGATCACGGCCCGGTGAAACGGCAGGCCATGGCTCTCGATGGCGAGGGTTCCGTCGAAGACGTTGCGGGACAGTAATTCCAGGGCATGCATCACCGAGGTGGTGAGGACGATCTGCTCCGGGTCGGCCTGGACCCCGCGGACGCGGGACAGGTAGGCCGCCAGGGATCGGCGCAAGGGGGCGCTGCCCTGCGGGTGGCCGGGACCGAAGGCCTCGTCGGGGGCGGCCATGATGGCCCGTCGGGTGGACGCCACCCAGTCGGTGCGCGGGAACAGGGACGGATTCGGTTGACCGAGCGCGAAATCGTGGACCGGTGACGGGGTCGGCGGCCGCGCCGGGCCGGCAGGCCGGGATGCCGGTCGCCGTGCGGTGGCGGCGACCCGGGTCCCCGAGCCCTGCCGGGCCACCAGCCATCCCTCGGCGATCAACTCCTGGTAGACCGCGGAAACCGTCCCGCGTGCGAGTCCGACGTCGGCGGCCAGGGACCGATACGGCGGGAGTCGGGTGCCGGCGGGGAGACGCCCGTCGTCGATGGCGGCGCGCAGGGCGCCGGTCAGCGAGCGGCGGAGCTTGGCACCTCGCCCGCGCGCGCTCGCCGACGGATCCGGTTGCAGGTCGAGGAAGAGATCGGTGCCGAGTCGTTGGGCGACCTGTTCCCACGGGTCCGAATTGGCCTGCTTATTCACCACCGAATTGAACCACTTTTGTGATGCAATGTGCTCCTAATCTGGATATCGACAACATCGGAGAGTGCGACGGGATCGAGAGGACGAGGACATGAGAGTGGTCATACTCGGCGCGAGTGGCGAGATCGGCAGGTCGTTGAGCGACCGGCTTCGAGACCGGGGCGTCGATGTGCTTGCGGCACAACGGTCCAGTGGCGTCGATGCCTACGCGGGCACCGGCCTCGTGGAGAGTTTCGCCGGAGCCGACGCGGTGGTGGACTGCACGAATATCGTGACGACCAAGGCGAAGGCGGCGATCGACTTCTACGCAACCGTGGCCGCCAACGTGGCCGCCGCCGCGATCGAGGCCGGTGTCGACCGCGTCATCTGCCTGTCGATCATCAACGCGGCCGACCCTGCGGTCAACGCGAAGTTCGGCTATTACCAGGGCAAGGCGGCCCAGGAGGCGGCCTACCGCGGCGCTCTCGGGACGGACCGGCTCACGGTGGTCCGATCGGCCCAGTGGTACGAGCTCGCGCGCCAGATGATGGGTACGTTGCGCCTCGGTCCGCTCGCGGCCGTGCCGCATATGCGATGCCGTCCGCTGTCGTCGGCGGACGCGGCGGCGGCGGTGGCCGATGTGGTGATGGCGCCGAACGGCTCCGACGTCGAGGTGGCGGGACCCGAGGTGCTCGATCTCGCCGACATCGGCAAGGCCATCGCCCGGCGGGCGGGGGCACCGAGATGGGTGGTCGGCGTGAAGATCGGTGGACAGGCGATTCGGGACGGCGGTCTGGTACCCGATGCCCCGACGGTGATCGCACCGACGACTCTCGAAAAATGGCTGGACAAGGAGTACGCGGCATGACGACCCTGCAGGACAACGTTCCCGATACCCGACGGATGTGGCTGCCGGGCAACAATCCCGGTGTCTACAAGGCGCTCGTCGCGCTGCAACGTGCCTCGTCGGAAGGGCTCGAGGCCACCCTCGGCGAACTGATCAAGATCCGCGCGTCCCAGGTGAACGGCTGCGCATACTGCCTGCACATGCATCTCTCCGATGCGCTCGCGGCGGGTATGGAGCCGATCGCCCTCGGGATGGTGTCGGTGTGGGCCGAGGCGCCGCATCTGTTCTCGGAGCGGGAGCGGGCGGCGTTGGAGCTCACCGAGGCGGTGACGCGACTGGGGGAGCACGGTGTCCCGGATGACGTCTTCGGCAGGGCCCGCGCGGTTTTCGACGAGTTCGAACTCGGTCAGGTGGTGGCCTCGATCGTGATGATCAACGCATGGAACAGGATTGCCGTGACGGGTCGGTACCCCGCCGGACTTGATGAGCGCCGCGCCCGGTGAGACTACAACTTGCGCAACCGGACCCGATTGATCGAATGGTCGGCGTCCTTGCGTAACACGAGGGTCGCCCGCGGCCGGGTTGGCAGGATGTTCTCGATCAGATTGGGTCGGTTGATCGACGTCCAGAGGTCGCGGGCGGCCACGGTGGCCTGCTCGTCGGTCAACGACGAGTAGTAGTGGAAATGCGATTCGGGGTCGGCGAACGACGTCGTACGCATCTGCAGGAACCGCGAGACGTACCACTGCTCGATGTCGGCCGTCTTCGCGTCGACGTAGATCGAGAAGTCGAAGAGGTCTGAGACCATCAGGGTAGGGCCGGTCTGCAGCACGTTGAGACCTTCGAGGATGAGGATGTCCGGTTGGCGGACATAGTGTTTCACGTCAGGGACGATGTCGTAGGCGATGTGTGAATAGACCGGCGCGGTGACCTCGCGGGCACCCGACTTGACCTCCGTGACGAACCGGAGCAGGGAGCGACGGTCGTAGGACTCGGGGAATCCCTTGCGGTGCATGATCCCCCGGCGCTCGAGTTCCGCGGTCGGCAGGAGGAAGCCGTCTGTGGTCACGAGGTCGACCTTGGGATGCGACTCCCAGCGGGCGAGCAGAGCGGCGAGGACGCGCGCCGTGGTCGACTTCCCGACGGCGACGCTGCCGGCGATCCCGATGACGAACGGCACCTGGCGGTTGGTCTGGCGTTCACCGAGGAACGTCGACGTCGCCGCGAAGAGTCGCTGCCGTGCGGCGATCTGCAGATGGATCAGACGCGACAGCGGGAGATAGACGTCCGCGACCTCGTCGAGGTCCACCTGCTCGCCGAGCCCCACGAGTTGCTGGAGCTCGTTGTCGTTGAGGACCAGCGGCATCGATTCGCGCAGTTCACGCCACTGTCGACGGTCGAGCTCCAGATACAGACTGGGATCGCGCCCGGTCGTGTCGCGTGCCATGGTCCTACAGCTTAGGGCGCACTGTTTCGGCCCGATCGGTAGCCTCCGTTCATGGCCTCCTCACCTGCCGCTCGTTCCGCCGCATCACCCGCATCGGTCACCGAATATCTGCGTCTCGGACTCGCCTTCGACCGTCTCGAGGAAGGTTTCGTCGACGCGTACACCGGGAACCCGGCGCTGCGGACCGACGTGGCGAACGGTCCCGCCCCTGAGCCGTCGGCGCTGGCGGACCGTGCACGCGGTCTGCGTCGCGAGCTACCCGGCGAGCTGTCATCCGACCGGGCCGAATTCATCGGGGCCCACCTGTCGGCGCTCGAATGCTCGGCACGAAAGTTCGCAGGCGAGGAGATCGGTTTCGTCGACGAGGTCCGTGCGTACTTCGACGTCGAGATCACGATGGGCGACCCGCAGACCTACCGGGAGGCACACGCCGCGATGGCGGTCGAACTCGGTGTGCCCGACGCGTCGGGTGATGCGCTCGCCGACGCGTATGCGGCACACCGGCGCTCCGACGAGATCCCGGCCGACCGCGTCGACGAGTGCGTGCGGGCCTTCAGCGGGGCACTGCGTGAGCGTGTCCGGTCGGCGTTCGTGCTCCCCGACAGCGAGCTGGTCGAGTTCGACGTGGTCACCGACAAACCATGGTCGGGTTTCAACTACTACCTCGGCGACTACCGCTCCCGCGTCGCGATCAATGTCGATCTCACGCAGCACATGTCGTCGCTGCCGCACCTGATCGCGCACGAGGCCTACCCGGGACACCACACCGAGCACTGCCGGAAGGAGGAACTCCTCGTCGGCGGTGGACAGCAGGAGCAGAGCATCTTCCTGGTGAACACGCCGCAGTGCCTGATGGCCGAGGGACTCGCCGACCATGCGCTCGTCGCCGCGATCGGACCGGACTGGGGACTGTGGGCCCAGGAGATCTACGCGGATCTCGGCCTGCGCTTCGACGGTGAGCGAGCTCAGCGGATGTCGCGCGCGTCGAGCGGTCTGCTCGGTGTGCGTCAGGATGCGGCACTGCTCCTGCATGACCGGCACGCTGACCAGGACGAGGTTGCCGACTTCCTGCGGCGATGGCTCCTGGCGCCACCCGAGCGGGCCCGTCAGATGCTGCGATTCCTCACCTCGCCCCTGTGGCGCGCCTACATCTCCACCTACGTCGAGGGCTACCGGTTGCTGGGTACGTGGCTCGATGCGGTACCCGACCACGACCGCCTCGCCCGGTTCGGCCGGCTGCTCGACGAACCGCTCATCCCATCGCAGCTGAGAGCCGAACTCGGGGTCTGAGCGCGGGGCCCATAGACTTGTCGACCATGAGCCTGAATTCGATGTCCCTGGCCGAACTCGACCCGGACGTTGCCGCTGCGATGAACGGCGAGCTGAGCCGCCAGCGCGACACGCTCGAGATGATCGCCTCGGAGAATTTCGTTCCGCGCGCGGTCCTGCAGGCGCAGGGGAGCGTGCTCACCAACAAGTACGCAGAGGGATACCCGGGCCGCCGCTATTACGGCGGGTGTGAGTACGTCGACGTGGTCGAGGACATCGCGCGCGATCGTGCCAAGGAGGTGTTCGGTGCCGACTTCGCCAACGTCCAGCCGCACTCGGGTGCGCAGGCGAACGCAGCGGTGCTGATGGCCCTGATGAACCCGGGTGAGAAGTTGCTCGGACTCGACCTCGCCCACGGTGGTCACCTGACCCACGGGATGCGGTTGAACTTCTCCGGCAAGCTCTACGAGAACCATTTCTACGGGGTCAGCAAAGAGGACTTCCGGATCGACATGGACGAGGTGCGCAAGATCGCGCAGGATGTCCGGCCGAAGGTGATCTGCGCGGGCTGGTCCGCCTACCCGCGGACCCTCGACTTCGAGGCGTTCCGGTCGATCGCCGACGAGGTGGGCGCCTACCTCTGGACCGACATGGCCCATTTCGCCGGGCTCGTGGCCGCGGGTCTGCACCCGTCACCGGTTCCGCACTCCGATGTCGTGTCGTCGACCATCCACAAGACCCTGGGCGGTCCGCGGTCGGGCCTGATCCTGGCGAAGCAGGACTGGGCGAAGAAGCTCAACTCGGCGGTGTTCCCCGGACAGCAGGGCGGACCGCTCATGCACGCGATCGCGGGCAAGGCCGTCGCTCTGAAGATCGCCGGGACCGAGGAGTTCGCCGAGCGGCAGCGCCGCACCCTGTCGGGAGCGAAGCTGCTGGCCGAACGTCTCACCGGCACCGACGTCGAGAAGGCAGGCGTGTCCGTCCTGACCGGTGGCACCGACGTGCACCTCGTCCTGGTGGACCTGCGCAACAGTCAGCTCGACGGTCAGCAGGCCGAGGATCTGCTGCATCAGATCGGAATCACGGTGAACCGCAACGCGGTGCCGTTCGACCCGCGTCCGCCGATGGTCACCTCGGGCCTGCGCATCGGCACGCCGGCGCTCGCGACCCGCGGCTTCGGCGACGAACAGTTCACCGAGGTCGCAGACATCATCGGTACTGCGCTCGCGGCCGGACAGGACGCCGACGTGTCGGCGTTGCGTGGCCGCGTCTCCGCTCTCGCACTCGACTTCCCCCTCTACGACGGGCTGGAGGAGTGGGGTCTGATGAGCCGGGTCTGACCCCGGCGCGCCGGACGGGATTGGCCTACCGCACCGGGTGTGCCTATCCTGTCTGACGATGAACGCATTGACCGAGGACGAGCTGATCATCGCGCTGGAAAAGGCGCTGCCCGAGATCGCCGAGGACCATCAGGCGGCGGCCAACCCATGGAACCCGCACGACTGGGTGCCGTGGGAGTCGGGCCGCAACTTCGCCTTCCTCGGCGGTGACGACTGGGATCCGTCGCAGGCGTCGTTGTCCGACGAGGCGCGGGCCGCGGTGCTGGCACTGCTGCTCACGAAGGACAACCTGCCGTCGTACCACCGCGTTCTCGCGATCCACTTCCCGGCGTTCTCCGACTGGCGTCAGCTGGTCGGCGTCTGGACGGCCGAGGACAACCGGCATGCGATCGTGCTGCGTGACTACCTGGTGGTGACCCGCGCGATCGATCCCGTCGACGCCGAGGAACGCCGTCGCATCCACGTGACGGCCGGCTATCGCCAGCACACCGAGGATGTCACCAGCATCGGCCCGCTGGACGTGCTCGCGCTGATGGCGGTACACGAGAACCAGTGCGTCGCGTTCATCGAGAAGCTCTCCGCCGCGACCACCGACGACTCCTTCAAGCAGATCCTCGCGAAGATCGCCGGTGACGACGCACTGCAGGCCAAGACGTTCGCGGCATTCCTGAACGCCGGACTCGTCGCGGACCAGGAAGGCACCGTCCGAGCGCTGGATCGTGCACTGACCGACATCGAGCCGCTCGGTTCCGACGTCGCCGACTTCGATGACGAGCGTGCCCTGATCGCCGGTTACGAGGACGACAGCACGCGCGCAGCGATCGCCGCGACGCTGGTCGACCAGCTCAAGCTGGGCAACGTCCACGAGCTCACCGACGATGCCGAGGCCGCACGCCAGCGCATTCTCGCGATGGCGGGCGTCGCGGGCTGAACAGTCCCGCATCGCTCCGTCCGGTTGCCGGTAGGTGGATCGCCGGGCAATCCGCGTTAACGCATAATTCACGCCGACACACCCCTTTCGGACGCGCCGAGAGGGGTGTGTCGGCGTACGTTGACCAGTGACGGGCCGCGGGGAAGCGGTTCGTCCGGGAGGTTCGATTCGTGGTGTGCACCAGCAACGCGAGGGGGCCGGCCCCGGTCCTCGTCCACCTTGGCTGACCAGCCGAGACGGGCAAGAACCAGCCGGTCGTCGCAACCGGTTTGTGCGGGCGCCGCACAAACGTAGGAGCCCTACGTGACCACTCGCACCTACGTCCTCGACACCTCCGTGCTGCTGTCCGATCCCTGGGCGGTCTTGCGCTTCGCCGAACACCACGTGGTCCTGCCGCTGGTGGTCATCGGCGAACTCGAGGGCAAACGCCACCATCACGAGCTCGGTTGGTTCGCGCGGGAATCATTGCGGATGCTCGACGATCTCCGTCTCGAGCACGGCCGTCTCGACCTCCCGCTGCCCATCGGAGACGAGGGTGGCTCTCTTCAGGTGGAGCTCAACCACACCGACCCTGCGGTCTTGCCCGCCGGCTTCCGTACCGAGACCAACGATTCCCGAATCCTCGCCTGCGCGTTGAACCTGCGCGCGGAGGGCAAGGACGTGACCCTGGTGTCCAAGGACACCCCGTTGCGGGTCAAGGCGGGAGCCGTGGGGCTCGCCGCCGACGAATATCACGCCCAGGACGTGGTGGTCTCCGGCTGGTCGGGAATGACGGAGCTCGACGTGGACTCCACCGTCGTCGACACCCTGTACTCGGAGGGTGTGGTGGATATCGACGAGGCGCGAGAACTGCCGTGCCACACCGGTATTCGCATCCTCGGCAACGGTTCGAGCGCGCTCGGCCGGGTGAACGCGGACAAACGGGTCCAGCTGGTGCGCGGCGACCGGGAGGCCTTCGGTCTGCACGGTCGGTCCGCGGAGCAGCGCGTCGCGCTCGATCTCCTGCTCGACGACAGCGTCGGCATCATCTCCCTGGGCGGCAAGGCGGGCACCGGTAAGTCGGCGTTGGCATTGTGCGCAGGCCTCGAAGCGGTGTTGGAGCGCCGCACGCAGCGCAAGGTCGTCGTGTTCCGGCCGCTGTATGCCGTCGGCGGTCAGCAGCTCGGCTATCTCCCGGGCAGTGAGTCGGAGAAGATGGGCCCCTGGGCACAGGCGGTCTTCGACACCTTGGAGGGGCTCGCGTCGCCCGAGGTGATCGAGGAGGTGCTGAGCCGGGGCATGCTCGAGGTCCTGCCCCTGACACACATCCGGGGGCGGTCGCTGCACGATTCGTTCGTGATCGTCGACGAGGCGCAGTCACTGGAGCGCAACGTCCTGCTGACCGTGCTGTCGCGGCTGGGTGCCGGCTCGCGTGTGGTCCTCACACACGACGTGGCGCAGCGCGACAACCTGCGAGTCGGTCGCCATGACGGCGTCGCGGCGGTCATCGAGAAATTGAAGGGTCACCCGCTCTTCGCGCATGTCACGCTGACACGGAGCGAGCGTTCGCCGATAGCGGCGCTGGTGACCGAGATGCTGGAGGAGTTCGCGCCCGGGGCCGACTGACCTACACGGGCCACGAAGGCCTCGTCCACCCCGACCGCCGCAGCGCTGCCGCACCGGTACCTACCGGTGCGGCAGCATTGCTCAGGACGATCCGAGCGGGATGCCCGCGGCGATCAGTTCTGCGAGCGTCGCCCACAGGGCGGTGATGGTGTCGAACGAGCCCATGGTGTTCCCCTTTCGTGGCAAGTCGGGGGCATATGTCCCCGACCTGCGTCGACCCTACTTGTCGACACCGCGATCTGCTGAGTGGGAGCCGACGACGGCATCCCCGAGGGCCTGTCCTGGTGATTCGATCTATATCGCACCGTGATCATCACGTGACTCATGAGCACTTGCGCACTGGCACACTGATGTGGTGCTGAAGTTACTGATGAGGCGAATGAGGTTATTGGGACTACTGGCGATCGCGGTGCTCGCTGCCGTCGCCGGAGGTGCCGGTCCGGCTCTGGCTGCTCCGGGCACAACGACCCCGACGTCCCCGTCGGCGCCACCGAAGTCGTCCGCGCCGGCTTCGCCGGCGATCCCGGAGACGGGCATCCCGCTGCTCGACACCCTGCTGAACAGCCTTGCCGGAAATCTCGGCGGCAGCAGTGCCGAGGCCGACACACGTCAGATGATCGTCGTCACCGCTCCCAAGGCCAACGACGCAACCGCCACGCTGACGGGCTTCGAGCGCGGTGCCGACGGGTCCTGGAAACCCGTCATCGGTCCGACTAAGGCATTTCTGGGCTCACTCGGGATGGGGGAGCCCAAGGACAACGTCTATCGCACCCCGGAGGGCACCTTCGGGCTCGATCAGGCCTTCGGGCGCCTGGCGAACCCCGGCACCAAGATGCCGTACAAGAAGGTCGACCGCCAGGACTGGTGGGATTCGAACATGAAGTCGCCCACGTACAACACGATGGTCCGGCAGGCGAAGAGCCCCGGCGGCGACAGCGAGAACCTCTACGATTCCGGGCCGGTCTACGACTACGCGGTCAACATCGCCCACAATCCGCAGCGGACCCCCGGTAAGGCATCGGCGATGTTCCTGCACGTCACCAACAACCAGCCGACGCAGGGATGTGTGGCGATCGACAAGGAGCTCATGCGCAAGGTCTTGGTGTGGCTGGACCCGGCGAAGCACCCCAAGATCTCGATCGGCGTCAATCAGAGTGGACCCCCGGCGAGTTCGGCCGCACCGCAGTCGAGCGCACCCAACTCGACCACACCTCACTCGACCACACCGAACGCCGATTCGCCTGCGATGCCCGGTGCCGACGAGCTGACCCAGCTGCTCGGTCAGTTGACCAGCCTGGTGCCGTCGTTGTTCGGGACCACCACCGGCAGTTAGTTCTCTGCTCCTGAGGTCGGGGACCGGTGGTGATTCGTCACTCCGGTCCCCGCTTCAGTTCGAAACAGGCGGCGCGGAGATCGTCGAAGTCGTCGCGCGGCGCGGTCACCATGTCGATCTGGCGACGGGCCTGCTCGACGACCGGGGTGGCCGGATCGAGCACCGAGAGGTACTTCGCGTGGGCGGCAAGGGAGTTCACCGCCACGTCGATCTGATCGGTGACGTCGACCGCATGGGTCGCGCTCGGGCCGTTCTCGAAGAGCCGGCGGGGCCGGGTGATCGGGTCGAGGGCGTCATAGGCCTCGATGACGGCGGCGGCGAACTCCATGTGATCGGACTGATTGGGTTGTCCGGGAGCCCATTCCGGGCCGCCGAAGAGGGACAGGATCAGATCGGGCTTGACCCGTGTGATCGTCTGCTGGATCCGGTTACGCAGCTCCGGGGTGTTGCGGATCGCACTGTCGGGAAATCCCCAGAACTCCACCTCGTCGACTCCCACGATCGCTGCGGACGCGCGCTGCTCGGCCTCGCGTGCCGGGCCGGCCTCCGCGGGGTCCATGCCCTCGATGCCCGCCTCCCCGCTCGACGCGAGCGCGTAGACGATGTGCCGCCCCTGCGCGGTCCAGCGTGCGACTGCGGGCGCCATCCCGTATTCCGGGTCGTCGGGGTGTGCGACGAGGACGAGTCCGGTCTGCCAGTCGGCCGGGAACGGGAGGAGCTGAGTCGTCATGGTGACGAAGCTACGCGCGGATGCGCCGTCCTCGTGGCGTCTCGGCGTATGTGACCGATGCGCCGAGCGGGTACAGAATTTCGTCGAGCGTGCACACCGATCCGTCGAGCGTGCGCGGATGACCACGTACGCGCACGATCGGCGGAGATCTGTGCACGATCGACGGAATTCTGTGCACGATCGGCGGAGAACTGTGCACGATCGACGGGTTTCTGGGCCCGATCGGCGCTTGGGAGGTGCGCCGGATCGGCGTGTGCTCAGCGCTCGCGGTCGAGGTTCGCCATCTTGAGCACGTCGAGGCGCGCGTCGAGTTCGGCCTCGGAGAGCTTGTCACCGATGAGCCCGCGATCGATCACCGTCTGGCGAATCGTCTTGCCCTCCTTGAGAGCCTGCTTGGCAACCGCGGCGGCCTCCTCGTAGCCGATCGCGCTGTTGAGCGGGGTCACGATGGACGGCGAGCTCTCGGCGAGGGTGCGCAGACGCTCCTCGTCGGCGTCCAGGCCGACGATGCACCGGTCCGCGAACAGGCGGGCAACGTTGGCCAGCAGCTTCAGCGACTCGAGCACGTTGCGCGCCATCATCGGGATGTAGACGTTCAGCTCGAACGCACCGTTGCCGCCGCCCCAGGTGACTGCGGCGTCGTTGCCGATGACCTGCGCCGCGACCTGCGTGACCGCCTCGGGCAGAACCGGATTGACCTTGCCGGGCATGATCGACGATCCGGGCTGCAGGTCGGGCAGGTGGATCTCGCCGAGACCGGTCAGCGGTCCCGATCCCATCCAGCGGATGTCGTTGGCGATCTTGGTGAGTGAGACCGCGATGGTCTTCAGCTGGCCGGACA contains:
- the glyA gene encoding serine hydroxymethyltransferase; its protein translation is MSLAELDPDVAAAMNGELSRQRDTLEMIASENFVPRAVLQAQGSVLTNKYAEGYPGRRYYGGCEYVDVVEDIARDRAKEVFGADFANVQPHSGAQANAAVLMALMNPGEKLLGLDLAHGGHLTHGMRLNFSGKLYENHFYGVSKEDFRIDMDEVRKIAQDVRPKVICAGWSAYPRTLDFEAFRSIADEVGAYLWTDMAHFAGLVAAGLHPSPVPHSDVVSSTIHKTLGGPRSGLILAKQDWAKKLNSAVFPGQQGGPLMHAIAGKAVALKIAGTEEFAERQRRTLSGAKLLAERLTGTDVEKAGVSVLTGGTDVHLVLVDLRNSQLDGQQAEDLLHQIGITVNRNAVPFDPRPPMVTSGLRIGTPALATRGFGDEQFTEVADIIGTALAAGQDADVSALRGRVSALALDFPLYDGLEEWGLMSRV
- a CDS encoding acyl-ACP desaturase, yielding MNALTEDELIIALEKALPEIAEDHQAAANPWNPHDWVPWESGRNFAFLGGDDWDPSQASLSDEARAAVLALLLTKDNLPSYHRVLAIHFPAFSDWRQLVGVWTAEDNRHAIVLRDYLVVTRAIDPVDAEERRRIHVTAGYRQHTEDVTSIGPLDVLALMAVHENQCVAFIEKLSAATTDDSFKQILAKIAGDDALQAKTFAAFLNAGLVADQEGTVRALDRALTDIEPLGSDVADFDDERALIAGYEDDSTRAAIAATLVDQLKLGNVHELTDDAEAARQRILAMAGVAG
- a CDS encoding PhoH family protein, with protein sequence MTTRTYVLDTSVLLSDPWAVLRFAEHHVVLPLVVIGELEGKRHHHELGWFARESLRMLDDLRLEHGRLDLPLPIGDEGGSLQVELNHTDPAVLPAGFRTETNDSRILACALNLRAEGKDVTLVSKDTPLRVKAGAVGLAADEYHAQDVVVSGWSGMTELDVDSTVVDTLYSEGVVDIDEARELPCHTGIRILGNGSSALGRVNADKRVQLVRGDREAFGLHGRSAEQRVALDLLLDDSVGIISLGGKAGTGKSALALCAGLEAVLERRTQRKVVVFRPLYAVGGQQLGYLPGSESEKMGPWAQAVFDTLEGLASPEVIEEVLSRGMLEVLPLTHIRGRSLHDSFVIVDEAQSLERNVLLTVLSRLGAGSRVVLTHDVAQRDNLRVGRHDGVAAVIEKLKGHPLFAHVTLTRSERSPIAALVTEMLEEFAPGAD
- a CDS encoding isoprenyl transferase produces the protein MKLLPDRLRRPMLSVYERRLVQLMDVSRLPRHVAIICDGNRRWARDAGFEDVSHGHRVGAQRIAEMLSWCAELGISTVTIYLLSTENLQRASDELDALMEIVPDIVEEISGPEGDWRVRIVGSLAQLPDEVAARLQTASDRTHERDGMNVNVAVGYGGRQEIVDAVQSLLRESLATGDGPEEMIGAVTVDAIDRNLYTKGQPDPDLVIRTSGEQRLSGFLLWQSAYSEIWFTDAYWPEFRRVDYLRALRDYSARSRRFGK
- a CDS encoding DUF885 domain-containing protein; amino-acid sequence: MASSPAARSAASPASVTEYLRLGLAFDRLEEGFVDAYTGNPALRTDVANGPAPEPSALADRARGLRRELPGELSSDRAEFIGAHLSALECSARKFAGEEIGFVDEVRAYFDVEITMGDPQTYREAHAAMAVELGVPDASGDALADAYAAHRRSDEIPADRVDECVRAFSGALRERVRSAFVLPDSELVEFDVVTDKPWSGFNYYLGDYRSRVAINVDLTQHMSSLPHLIAHEAYPGHHTEHCRKEELLVGGGQQEQSIFLVNTPQCLMAEGLADHALVAAIGPDWGLWAQEIYADLGLRFDGERAQRMSRASSGLLGVRQDAALLLHDRHADQDEVADFLRRWLLAPPERARQMLRFLTSPLWRAYISTYVEGYRLLGTWLDAVPDHDRLARFGRLLDEPLIPSQLRAELGV
- a CDS encoding carboxymuconolactone decarboxylase family protein, translated to MTTLQDNVPDTRRMWLPGNNPGVYKALVALQRASSEGLEATLGELIKIRASQVNGCAYCLHMHLSDALAAGMEPIALGMVSVWAEAPHLFSERERAALELTEAVTRLGEHGVPDDVFGRARAVFDEFELGQVVASIVMINAWNRIAVTGRYPAGLDERRAR
- a CDS encoding PLP-dependent aminotransferase family protein, with translation MVNKQANSDPWEQVAQRLGTDLFLDLQPDPSASARGRGAKLRRSLTGALRAAIDDGRLPAGTRLPPYRSLAADVGLARGTVSAVYQELIAEGWLVARQGSGTRVAATARRPASRPAGPARPPTPSPVHDFALGQPNPSLFPRTDWVASTRRAIMAAPDEAFGPGHPQGSAPLRRSLAAYLSRVRGVQADPEQIVLTTSVMHALELLSRNVFDGTLAIESHGLPFHRAVIERAGTATTPVPIDAGGAVIGELPADACGVLLTPSHQFPTGVPLSPTRRAEVIDWARAGRRLIVEDDYDGELRYDREPIGALQSLGPDVVIHTGSVSKSLSPAVRIAWLVLPPDLVDTVVWSKGIREPDASVVDQLVLADLIDSGAYDRHIRRSRQYYRRRRDRLTARLADAGLGLPGIAAGLHAVIPIPAELEPIIADAAGRRGFALAPLSLFRHPAAPVPAVGGADPAGSRTGGIVVGFGTPAASTFAADVDALVTLITDHLVAAERVHR
- the coaA gene encoding type I pantothenate kinase; amino-acid sequence: MARDTTGRDPSLYLELDRRQWRELRESMPLVLNDNELQQLVGLGEQVDLDEVADVYLPLSRLIHLQIAARQRLFAATSTFLGERQTNRQVPFVIGIAGSVAVGKSTTARVLAALLARWESHPKVDLVTTDGFLLPTAELERRGIMHRKGFPESYDRRSLLRFVTEVKSGAREVTAPVYSHIAYDIVPDVKHYVRQPDILILEGLNVLQTGPTLMVSDLFDFSIYVDAKTADIEQWYVSRFLQMRTTSFADPESHFHYYSSLTDEQATVAARDLWTSINRPNLIENILPTRPRATLVLRKDADHSINRVRLRKL
- a CDS encoding SDR family oxidoreductase, producing MRVVILGASGEIGRSLSDRLRDRGVDVLAAQRSSGVDAYAGTGLVESFAGADAVVDCTNIVTTKAKAAIDFYATVAANVAAAAIEAGVDRVICLSIINAADPAVNAKFGYYQGKAAQEAAYRGALGTDRLTVVRSAQWYELARQMMGTLRLGPLAAVPHMRCRPLSSADAAAAVADVVMAPNGSDVEVAGPEVLDLADIGKAIARRAGAPRWVVGVKIGGQAIRDGGLVPDAPTVIAPTTLEKWLDKEYAA